One Psychrobacillus glaciei genomic region harbors:
- a CDS encoding IS91 family transposase, with the protein MEKNILKRIFFDEHNHWNQFLLKHENKVRPIVVKEVEKFKGCGKVVNGFKLFVCEGCHDLKKVAYRCKGRFCTTCSVGESEEWSRLISHDMFQVNHRHVIFTVDEGLREVFLLHRRLLKPMMDEAAKLLRDYFYKKTKVIPGIISGLHTFGSRVNFNPHVHMLVTMGGINAQGEYVKYDFLPFGMLRKQWQTVVLKLIRKNLNPREKKQVQSRLQAAYQNNGKGFYIHAPKQKGKIEEQLRYIGRYMRRPAIGLNRIEAYDGQSVTFTYKDKTNGQQKKETISVEEFISRLIRHIPDEQFKTIRHYGMYSRKTKGDTRKLLTEWQKEVKKWIVRIGSKLKRRNWREKFLAAKQPDPLRCPKCDNCYIYKGEVCLQEGVLTIRVALCDNTRNYLERVIRHFTSQQTTQKEKQKQTNYYQGTSNIRMSTV; encoded by the coding sequence ATGGAAAAGAATATATTAAAACGAATATTTTTTGATGAGCATAATCATTGGAATCAATTTTTATTGAAACATGAAAACAAGGTAAGACCTATAGTTGTAAAAGAAGTTGAAAAGTTCAAGGGATGCGGAAAGGTAGTTAATGGGTTCAAACTCTTTGTATGTGAAGGGTGTCATGATTTAAAAAAAGTTGCCTATCGATGCAAAGGACGTTTCTGTACAACCTGTTCAGTGGGAGAAAGTGAAGAATGGAGCCGTCTAATATCCCATGATATGTTTCAAGTCAACCACCGACATGTGATTTTTACGGTAGATGAAGGATTGCGTGAAGTCTTCTTACTACACAGACGTCTTTTAAAACCAATGATGGATGAAGCTGCAAAACTTCTTAGAGATTACTTTTATAAAAAAACAAAGGTGATTCCTGGTATAATCTCAGGTCTCCACACATTCGGATCAAGAGTTAATTTTAACCCACATGTCCATATGTTAGTGACTATGGGAGGTATTAATGCACAAGGTGAATACGTAAAATATGATTTCTTACCTTTTGGGATGCTTCGGAAGCAATGGCAGACGGTTGTCTTAAAGCTAATCAGAAAGAATTTAAATCCTAGAGAGAAAAAGCAAGTGCAATCACGACTTCAAGCAGCCTACCAAAATAATGGGAAAGGTTTCTATATACATGCACCAAAACAAAAGGGAAAGATAGAAGAACAACTAAGATACATTGGGCGTTATATGCGTCGACCTGCAATAGGGTTGAATCGGATCGAAGCATATGATGGTCAAAGCGTAACTTTTACTTACAAAGATAAGACCAATGGTCAGCAAAAGAAAGAAACAATTTCTGTGGAGGAGTTTATTTCCCGATTAATTCGTCATATCCCCGATGAACAATTCAAAACTATACGTCATTATGGTATGTACTCACGTAAAACCAAAGGTGATACTAGAAAATTACTGACGGAATGGCAGAAGGAAGTAAAGAAGTGGATCGTTAGAATAGGTTCTAAACTAAAAAGACGTAATTGGAGAGAGAAATTTCTGGCTGCCAAACAGCCGGATCCTTTGAGGTGCCCAAAATGTGACAACTGCTACATCTATAAGGGAGAAGTCTGTCTTCAGGAGGGGGTACTAACGATACGGGTAGCTTTATGCGACAATACAAGAAACTATTTAGAAAGGGTGATTCGTCATTTCACCAGTCAGCAAACCACGCAAAAAGAAAAACAAAAGCAAACCAACTATTATCAAGGCACCAGTAATATACGAATGTCTACTGTGTGA
- the ychF gene encoding redox-regulated ATPase YchF yields the protein MALTAGIVGLPNVGKSTLFNAITKAGALAANYPFATIDPNVGIVEVPDARLDKLTELVVPKKTVPTAFEFTDIAGIVEGASKGEGLGNKFLAHIREVDAICQVVRCFDDENITHVSGKVDPISDIEVINLELILADLESVDKRLARVIKMAKQKDKDAMVEEPILTRLKEAFEAGKSGRSVDFSEEELRVVKGLHLLTIKPMLYVANVSEDDIMADDENEYVEKVRAFAADEGAEVIVICARIEEEMAALEDEEKSMFLEELGIKESGLDQLIKASYSLLGLATYFTAGVQEVRAWTFRKGMKAPQCAGVIHSDFEKGFIRAETVAYDDLVATGSMVAAKEAGKVRLEGKEYVVQDGDVMLFRFNV from the coding sequence ATGGCATTAACAGCAGGTATCGTAGGATTACCAAACGTAGGTAAATCCACACTATTTAATGCAATAACGAAGGCGGGAGCACTTGCTGCAAATTATCCGTTCGCTACAATTGATCCAAACGTAGGAATTGTAGAAGTTCCTGACGCTCGTTTAGATAAATTAACAGAGTTAGTAGTACCAAAGAAAACAGTTCCAACAGCATTTGAATTTACGGATATCGCAGGTATTGTAGAAGGGGCTAGTAAAGGGGAAGGACTTGGAAATAAGTTTTTAGCTCATATACGAGAAGTAGATGCAATTTGCCAAGTAGTACGTTGTTTTGATGATGAAAATATTACACATGTATCTGGAAAAGTGGATCCAATCTCAGATATTGAAGTAATTAATTTAGAATTAATTTTAGCGGATTTAGAAAGCGTTGATAAACGTTTAGCACGAGTGATAAAAATGGCTAAGCAAAAAGATAAAGATGCAATGGTGGAAGAACCGATTTTAACTCGTTTAAAAGAAGCTTTTGAAGCAGGAAAATCTGGTCGTTCTGTTGACTTTTCAGAAGAAGAGCTACGTGTAGTAAAAGGTCTTCATTTGTTAACGATAAAACCAATGCTATATGTTGCTAATGTATCAGAAGACGATATTATGGCAGATGATGAAAATGAATACGTGGAAAAAGTACGTGCATTTGCAGCAGACGAAGGAGCAGAGGTAATCGTTATTTGTGCGAGAATTGAAGAAGAGATGGCAGCACTAGAAGATGAAGAGAAATCAATGTTCCTAGAAGAATTAGGAATTAAAGAATCTGGTTTAGATCAGTTAATTAAAGCATCTTATTCACTTCTAGGTCTTGCTACTTACTTTACGGCAGGTGTTCAAGAGGTACGTGCATGGACATTCCGTAAAGGGATGAAAGCTCCTCAATGTGCAGGAGTGATTCACTCTGATTTTGAGAAAGGATTTATCCGTGCAGAAACAGTTGCTTACGATGATTTAGTTGCTACTGGTTCTATGGTTGCAGCAAAAGAAGCAGGGAAAGTTCGTTTAGAAGGAAAAGAGTATGTAGTACAAGACGGAGATGTAATGTTATTCCGTTTTAACGTGTAA
- a CDS encoding DUF951 domain-containing protein: MERKQFQLNDIVEMKKQHPCGTNAWKIIRMGADIRIKCEGCQHSVLIPRKEFEKKMKRLIIQRDTE, translated from the coding sequence ATGGAGCGTAAACAATTTCAATTGAATGATATTGTAGAAATGAAAAAACAGCATCCTTGTGGGACCAATGCGTGGAAAATAATACGTATGGGTGCGGATATTCGTATAAAATGTGAAGGCTGTCAGCATAGTGTATTAATTCCAAGAAAAGAATTTGAAAAAAAGATGAAAAGACTTATCATACAAAGAGATACAGAGTAA
- a CDS encoding mechanosensitive ion channel family protein, which produces MKKEFTIPNIEKILLNEDTWIHLGNVVLRVIIIFILSSIVVRFGKRIIKHVFLVREKSPLTYSERRHTTLMKLLQNILTNVVYFTAIIAILSVFDINVTGLLAGAGIVGLAVGFGAQSLVKDIITGFFIVFEDQFAVGDQVQIGSATGTVEEIGLRTTKVKSYTGELHTIPNGSISVVVNFSIYNSKALIDVSVAYETNMEELEKSIERFLQALPIKYEELVKSPTYLGVQSFSSSEIVIRIAAETKPMQQSGIARNIRRDLIEFLEQEGIKIP; this is translated from the coding sequence ATGAAAAAGGAATTTACAATACCTAATATAGAAAAAATATTATTAAATGAGGATACTTGGATACATCTTGGAAATGTAGTCTTGAGAGTAATAATCATTTTTATTTTATCGTCTATAGTTGTAAGGTTTGGAAAAAGGATAATTAAACATGTCTTTTTGGTAAGAGAAAAAAGTCCATTGACGTATTCTGAACGTAGGCATACTACATTAATGAAGTTGCTACAAAATATTTTGACAAATGTTGTTTATTTTACAGCTATTATTGCGATATTATCTGTTTTTGATATTAATGTAACTGGACTTTTAGCGGGTGCAGGAATTGTAGGTCTCGCTGTAGGTTTTGGTGCACAAAGTTTAGTGAAAGATATTATTACAGGTTTCTTTATTGTATTTGAGGATCAATTTGCTGTAGGAGACCAAGTACAAATAGGTTCAGCAACAGGAACAGTAGAAGAAATCGGGTTGAGGACTACAAAAGTAAAGAGCTATACAGGGGAGTTGCACACTATTCCAAATGGTAGTATTTCTGTAGTTGTTAATTTTTCTATTTATAACTCGAAAGCATTAATAGATGTAAGTGTCGCTTATGAAACAAACATGGAAGAATTAGAAAAGAGTATAGAAAGATTTCTGCAAGCTTTGCCAATTAAATATGAAGAACTTGTTAAGTCTCCAACTTATCTAGGAGTACAAAGTTTTAGTTCATCTGAAATAGTTATTCGAATTGCTGCAGAAACTAAACCAATGCAACAGAGCGGAATAGCGAGAAATATACGAAGAGACTTAATAGAATTCCTTGAACAAGAGGGCATTAAAATTCCATAA
- the yyaC gene encoding spore protease YyaC: MNSQAATFKESTTINYKETGVVWRLSNHFLESIPFDHPNLVFCCIGTDRSTGDALGPMTGSFLTQLSSFPFQIVGTLDNPLHALNIEEITQELINSPSKPYIIAIDACLGNSGNIGQIIVHQGPLYPGKAVKKELPPIGEVSIKAVVNIGGFMEYNVLQSTRLNITFEMGKVISRSLLLAWHRYNLKVINNSDTDRNHN, encoded by the coding sequence ATGAATTCTCAAGCTGCAACTTTTAAAGAGTCAACTACTATTAATTATAAAGAAACAGGTGTTGTCTGGCGCTTAAGTAACCATTTCTTAGAAAGTATCCCTTTTGATCATCCAAATTTGGTTTTTTGTTGTATTGGCACTGATCGGTCTACAGGAGATGCACTTGGGCCAATGACTGGCTCCTTTTTAACTCAGCTTTCCTCTTTTCCTTTTCAAATCGTTGGAACACTCGATAATCCATTACACGCTCTAAATATCGAAGAAATTACGCAAGAACTAATTAACTCCCCTTCGAAACCATATATTATTGCTATTGACGCATGCTTAGGAAACTCAGGAAACATTGGCCAAATTATTGTCCATCAAGGCCCTTTATATCCAGGTAAAGCAGTTAAGAAGGAATTACCACCAATAGGTGAGGTTTCCATTAAAGCAGTTGTAAATATTGGAGGCTTTATGGAATATAATGTTCTACAAAGCACTCGTTTAAACATTACATTTGAAATGGGTAAAGTTATTTCACGTTCTCTTCTTCTAGCTTGGCATCGATATAATTTAAAAGTTATAAATAATAGTGACACCGATCGCAACCACAACTAA
- a CDS encoding DUF554 domain-containing protein, protein MVLLGTFVNAILIIIGSIIGRFLKNIPENMKQTVMNAIGIAVVVLGIQMGLKSNNFVLVIICLVFGAVIGEWIDLDKWLNRLGNYIEQKFGSKKSQGGSIAQGFVTGTLIFVIGAMGVLGALNSGLQNDHELLISKGIIDGFTSIILSATLGIGVILSAIPVAVYQGAIALFATQITKLIPAAALDLFIQEMTATGGIMIIAIGMNLLGLTKIRVANLLPSLVVVAIGVTIIYNF, encoded by the coding sequence GTGGTTTTACTAGGCACGTTTGTAAATGCAATTTTAATAATCATAGGTTCGATCATTGGAAGATTTCTAAAGAATATTCCTGAAAATATGAAACAAACCGTCATGAATGCAATAGGAATTGCGGTCGTAGTTTTAGGTATCCAAATGGGTTTGAAAAGTAATAATTTTGTGTTAGTTATTATTTGTTTAGTATTTGGGGCAGTCATAGGAGAATGGATTGACTTAGATAAGTGGTTAAATAGATTAGGAAATTATATAGAACAAAAATTTGGTTCTAAAAAATCGCAGGGCGGTAGTATCGCTCAAGGGTTTGTAACAGGAACTTTAATATTTGTGATTGGTGCAATGGGTGTATTAGGTGCTTTGAATAGTGGACTTCAAAATGATCATGAGTTATTAATTAGTAAAGGAATTATAGATGGGTTTACTTCTATTATCCTTTCAGCAACCCTTGGAATAGGGGTTATTTTATCTGCTATACCTGTAGCTGTCTATCAAGGTGCAATCGCACTTTTTGCTACTCAAATTACAAAACTAATTCCAGCAGCTGCACTTGACTTATTTATTCAAGAGATGACAGCTACTGGAGGGATTATGATAATTGCGATCGGAATGAATTTACTTGGTTTAACAAAAATAAGAGTTGCTAATCTACTACCAAGCTTAGTTGTGGTTGCGATCGGTGTCACTATTATTTATAACTTTTAA